The Acidobacteriota bacterium genomic sequence TTGTTCGTTTGCGCGGGCGCGGAAATAGGCGCGGGTCGAAGCGTCGCCCGTGACGCGCTCGACGCTTACACGCTCAGGCGTTGCTTGTAGCGACCGGGCAATTAACCCGATGACTGTTTCAGAAAGGGGGATTGAGGGTTCTGCTGTCATAATGAAAATTCAACTTACGCTTATTTCAGATGAACAATGATATTTTCGCCCGCCTCTTCGATGTTGGCAATTTCAAGGCGCTGGCGTTCTTCAACACCGCGATTGATGATTTCGCGACGCACCACCACGGCGCGTTCGATGTGCGCGCCAGCAGGAATTCGCACACCTTCGGCTAACACCGCCTGCTGCACACGCGCACCGGCTTCGACTGTAACGTTATCCCATAAAATCGAATCGCTGACTCTGGCGCTGTCGGCAATTTGGCAATTCGCGCCCTGCACCATGTGTTTTCCATCTTTATGCAGCAGCGCGAGGCTCAGTTCCAGATAGCGCGTCAGGGTGCTGAATTCATACCAGTGACCTGTGGCGATGTGACCGATGACGGCTTCGGCGGCGCGCATTGCCGCCGGATAAACATCCATCACCGTATCGGAAAAGCCGTGGCGCGGAATGTAATTGAAAATTCGCGGCGAAAGAATGTGAATACTGACGAACATCAACGGCGCGGGTTCAACCGGTGAAGTCGCACCGCTTTGCGAATCGGCGGCGGTGGCAACCGCTTGCGGAAATCCCGCAAACCGCGAAATATAATT encodes the following:
- a CDS encoding NDP-sugar synthase, which gives rise to MKAMILAAGFGNRLWPLTQDRAKPAIPFLGRPLIAHSVELLKHAGITDITVNLHYQGESIKKALGDGSRFGVNLDYSEEAEILGTAGGIDKVREKFLDDDFVVINGKIVTDVDLQSAIRAHRERQAIATLVLKENVARERFSIIEVDERNYISRFAGFPQAVATAADSQSGATSPVEPAPLMFVSIHILSPRIFNYIPRHGFSDTVMDVYPAAMRAAEAVIGHIATGHWYEFSTLTRYLELSLALLHKDGKHMVQGANCQIADSARVSDSILWDNVTVEAGARVQQAVLAEGVRIPAGAHIERAVVVRREIINRGVEERQRLEIANIEEAGENIIVHLK